The following coding sequences lie in one Zingiber officinale cultivar Zhangliang chromosome 2B, Zo_v1.1, whole genome shotgun sequence genomic window:
- the LOC122045664 gene encoding trifunctional UDP-glucose 4,6-dehydratase/UDP-4-keto-6-deoxy-D-glucose 3,5-epimerase/UDP-4-keto-L-rhamnose-reductase RHM1-like isoform X1, with product MYHYLQIRCFRAGAASMTSYTPRSILITGAAGFIASHVANRLVRNYPHYKVVVLDKLDYCSNLNNINPSRSSPNFKFVKGDIASADLVQFLLLTESIDTIMHFAAQTHVDNSFGNSFEFTKNNIYGTHVLLEACKVTGQIRRFIHVSTDEVYGETDEDAVVGNNEASQMLPTNPYSATKAGAEMLVMAYGRSYGLPVITTRGNNVYGPNQFPEKLIPKFILLAMTGQPLPIHGDGSNVRSYLYCEDVSEAFEVVLHRGEIGHVYNIGTKKERTVIDVARDICGLFDLDPGTHIKFVDNRPFNDQRYFLDDQKLKNLGWSERTTWEEGLRKTTEWYTSNPHWWGDVSGALVPHPRMLMIPGINGQEASKDENPQSSGTFNQTGMLVRAPKNTKPSLKFLIYGRTGWIGGLLGKICEQKGIPFEYGKGRLQERSQLEFDIQSVKPTHVLNAAGVTGRPNVDWCESHKTETIRSNVVGALTLADVCREHRLLFLNYATGCIFEYDDSHPEGSGTGFKEEDKPNFTGSFYSKTKAMVEELLGEYDNVCTLRLRMPISSDLKNPRNFITKITRYNKVVNIPNSMTILDELLPISIEMAKRNCRGIWNFTNPGVVSHNEILEMYNKYIDPSFEWVNFTLEEQAEVIVAPRSNNEMDASKLKKEFPELLSVKESLIKYVFEPNSKLHN from the exons ATGTATCACTACTTGCAGATCAGGTGCTTCCGGGCTGGGGCGGCGAGCATGACGAGCTACACGCCCAGGAGCATCCTCATCACTGGCGCAGCGGGGTTCATCGCCTCCCACGTCGCCAACCGCCTTGTCCGAAACTATCCCCACTACAAGGTGGTGGTCCTCGACAAGCTCGACTACTGCTCCAACCTCAACAACATCAATCCCTCCCGTTCCTCCCCCAACTTCAAGTTTGTCAAGGGTGACATCGCCAGCGCCGACCTCGTCCAGTTCCTCCTCCTCACCGAGTCCATCGACACCATCATGCACTTCGCCGCCCAGACCCATGTCGACAACTCCTTTGGCAACTCCTTCGAGTTCACCAAGAACAACATCTACGGCACCCACGTCCTGCTCGAGGCCTGCAAGGTCACAGGCCAGATACGCCGCTTCATCCATGTCAGCACCGACGAGGTCTACGGCGAGACCGACGAGGACGCGGTGGTGGGCAACAACGAGGCGTCGCAGATGCTTCCCACCAACCCCTATTCCGCCACCAAGGCCGGCGCGGAGATGCTTGTCATGGCCTACGGCCGCTCCTACGGCCTCCCCGTTATCACCACCCGCGGCAACAACGTCTACGGGCCCAACCAGTTCCCGGAGAAACTTATCCCTAAATTCATCCTCCTCGCGATGACGGGCCAACCGCTCCCCATCCACGGCGATGGGTCCAATGTGAGGAGCTACCTCTACTGCGAAGACGTCTCCGAGGCCTTCGAAGTCGTCCTCCATCGAGGCGAGATCGGCCATGTCTACAACATCGGCACCAAGAAGGAGCGGACGGTGATCGATGTGGCCAGGGATATCTGCGGGCTCTTCGATTTGGACCCGGGCACGCACATCAAGTTCGTCGACAACCGGCCCTTCAACGACCAGAGGTATTTTCTCGACGATCAAAAGCTAAAGAACCTGGGCTGGTCCGAACGGACCACGTGGGAGGAGGGGCTGCGGAAGACGACGGAGTGGTACACCAGCAACCCCCATTGGTGGGGTGACGTCTCCGGCGCGTTGGTGCCCCATCCCCGGATGCTGATGATCCCTGGAATCAACGGGCAGGAAGCCTCCAAAGACGAGAATCCCCAAAGCAGCGGCACTTTCAATCAAACTGGAATGCTGGTCCGTGCTCCCAAGAACACTAAACCTTCTCTCAAGTTCTTGATTTATGGGAGGACAGGATGGATTGGCGGCCTGCTCGGGAAGATATGCGAGCAGAAGGGCATCCCGTTCGAGTACGGAAAAGGGCGTCTCCAAGAGCGCTCGCAGCTCGAATTCGACATCCAGTCCGTGAAGCCGACGCACGTTCTTAATGCTGCAGGCGTGACTGGAAGGCCCAACGTCGACTGGTGTGAGTCTCACAAGACGGAGACGATCCGCTCCAACGTGGTGGGCGCTCTTACTCTCGCGGATGTCTGCAGGGAGCATCGATTGCTCTTCCTCAATTATGCTACTGGATGCATCTTCGAGTACGATGATTCACATCCAGAAGGATCAGGCACCGGCTTCAAGGAAGAAGACAAGCCCAATTTCACTGGCTCATTCTACTCAAAGACTAAAGCGATG GTCGAAGAACTCCTCGGGGAGTATGACAATGTGTGCACGCTGCGCCTCCGAATGCCGATCTCATCAGACCTTAAGAACCCGCGCAACTTCATCACCAAGATCACCCGCTACAACAAAGTGGTGAACATCCCGAACAGCATGACCATTTTGGACGAGCTCCTGCCGATATCCATCGAGATGGCAAAGAggaactgtcgaggcatttggaACTTCACAAACCCTGGTGTGGTCAGCCACAATGAGATCCTGGAGATGTACAACAAGTACATTGACCCCAGCTTTGAGTGGGTTAACTTCACCCTGGAAGAGCAGGCCGAGGTGATTGTTGCCCCACGGAGCAACAACGAGATGGATGCTTCAAAGCTGAAGAAAGAGTTCCCTGAGCTACTCTCCGTCAAGGAATCACTCATCAAGTATGTCTTCGAGCCCAACAGCAAGCTCCACAATTGA
- the LOC122045664 gene encoding trifunctional UDP-glucose 4,6-dehydratase/UDP-4-keto-6-deoxy-D-glucose 3,5-epimerase/UDP-4-keto-L-rhamnose-reductase RHM1-like isoform X2, producing the protein MTSYTPRSILITGAAGFIASHVANRLVRNYPHYKVVVLDKLDYCSNLNNINPSRSSPNFKFVKGDIASADLVQFLLLTESIDTIMHFAAQTHVDNSFGNSFEFTKNNIYGTHVLLEACKVTGQIRRFIHVSTDEVYGETDEDAVVGNNEASQMLPTNPYSATKAGAEMLVMAYGRSYGLPVITTRGNNVYGPNQFPEKLIPKFILLAMTGQPLPIHGDGSNVRSYLYCEDVSEAFEVVLHRGEIGHVYNIGTKKERTVIDVARDICGLFDLDPGTHIKFVDNRPFNDQRYFLDDQKLKNLGWSERTTWEEGLRKTTEWYTSNPHWWGDVSGALVPHPRMLMIPGINGQEASKDENPQSSGTFNQTGMLVRAPKNTKPSLKFLIYGRTGWIGGLLGKICEQKGIPFEYGKGRLQERSQLEFDIQSVKPTHVLNAAGVTGRPNVDWCESHKTETIRSNVVGALTLADVCREHRLLFLNYATGCIFEYDDSHPEGSGTGFKEEDKPNFTGSFYSKTKAMVEELLGEYDNVCTLRLRMPISSDLKNPRNFITKITRYNKVVNIPNSMTILDELLPISIEMAKRNCRGIWNFTNPGVVSHNEILEMYNKYIDPSFEWVNFTLEEQAEVIVAPRSNNEMDASKLKKEFPELLSVKESLIKYVFEPNSKLHN; encoded by the exons ATGACGAGCTACACGCCCAGGAGCATCCTCATCACTGGCGCAGCGGGGTTCATCGCCTCCCACGTCGCCAACCGCCTTGTCCGAAACTATCCCCACTACAAGGTGGTGGTCCTCGACAAGCTCGACTACTGCTCCAACCTCAACAACATCAATCCCTCCCGTTCCTCCCCCAACTTCAAGTTTGTCAAGGGTGACATCGCCAGCGCCGACCTCGTCCAGTTCCTCCTCCTCACCGAGTCCATCGACACCATCATGCACTTCGCCGCCCAGACCCATGTCGACAACTCCTTTGGCAACTCCTTCGAGTTCACCAAGAACAACATCTACGGCACCCACGTCCTGCTCGAGGCCTGCAAGGTCACAGGCCAGATACGCCGCTTCATCCATGTCAGCACCGACGAGGTCTACGGCGAGACCGACGAGGACGCGGTGGTGGGCAACAACGAGGCGTCGCAGATGCTTCCCACCAACCCCTATTCCGCCACCAAGGCCGGCGCGGAGATGCTTGTCATGGCCTACGGCCGCTCCTACGGCCTCCCCGTTATCACCACCCGCGGCAACAACGTCTACGGGCCCAACCAGTTCCCGGAGAAACTTATCCCTAAATTCATCCTCCTCGCGATGACGGGCCAACCGCTCCCCATCCACGGCGATGGGTCCAATGTGAGGAGCTACCTCTACTGCGAAGACGTCTCCGAGGCCTTCGAAGTCGTCCTCCATCGAGGCGAGATCGGCCATGTCTACAACATCGGCACCAAGAAGGAGCGGACGGTGATCGATGTGGCCAGGGATATCTGCGGGCTCTTCGATTTGGACCCGGGCACGCACATCAAGTTCGTCGACAACCGGCCCTTCAACGACCAGAGGTATTTTCTCGACGATCAAAAGCTAAAGAACCTGGGCTGGTCCGAACGGACCACGTGGGAGGAGGGGCTGCGGAAGACGACGGAGTGGTACACCAGCAACCCCCATTGGTGGGGTGACGTCTCCGGCGCGTTGGTGCCCCATCCCCGGATGCTGATGATCCCTGGAATCAACGGGCAGGAAGCCTCCAAAGACGAGAATCCCCAAAGCAGCGGCACTTTCAATCAAACTGGAATGCTGGTCCGTGCTCCCAAGAACACTAAACCTTCTCTCAAGTTCTTGATTTATGGGAGGACAGGATGGATTGGCGGCCTGCTCGGGAAGATATGCGAGCAGAAGGGCATCCCGTTCGAGTACGGAAAAGGGCGTCTCCAAGAGCGCTCGCAGCTCGAATTCGACATCCAGTCCGTGAAGCCGACGCACGTTCTTAATGCTGCAGGCGTGACTGGAAGGCCCAACGTCGACTGGTGTGAGTCTCACAAGACGGAGACGATCCGCTCCAACGTGGTGGGCGCTCTTACTCTCGCGGATGTCTGCAGGGAGCATCGATTGCTCTTCCTCAATTATGCTACTGGATGCATCTTCGAGTACGATGATTCACATCCAGAAGGATCAGGCACCGGCTTCAAGGAAGAAGACAAGCCCAATTTCACTGGCTCATTCTACTCAAAGACTAAAGCGATG GTCGAAGAACTCCTCGGGGAGTATGACAATGTGTGCACGCTGCGCCTCCGAATGCCGATCTCATCAGACCTTAAGAACCCGCGCAACTTCATCACCAAGATCACCCGCTACAACAAAGTGGTGAACATCCCGAACAGCATGACCATTTTGGACGAGCTCCTGCCGATATCCATCGAGATGGCAAAGAggaactgtcgaggcatttggaACTTCACAAACCCTGGTGTGGTCAGCCACAATGAGATCCTGGAGATGTACAACAAGTACATTGACCCCAGCTTTGAGTGGGTTAACTTCACCCTGGAAGAGCAGGCCGAGGTGATTGTTGCCCCACGGAGCAACAACGAGATGGATGCTTCAAAGCTGAAGAAAGAGTTCCCTGAGCTACTCTCCGTCAAGGAATCACTCATCAAGTATGTCTTCGAGCCCAACAGCAAGCTCCACAATTGA